In the Wyeomyia smithii strain HCP4-BCI-WySm-NY-G18 chromosome 2, ASM2978416v1, whole genome shotgun sequence genome, one interval contains:
- the LOC129720156 gene encoding zinc finger MYM-type protein 1-like, with the protein MRIDEALDHSRQIARNKHNEEVTKNRKGMRTLIEITCFLGTHGLAFRGHYECSDSTNRGNYKDLCTLIAARDPALQDFINNKVFSGTSGGIQNELIECIESYMLQTIKREVLEFVSIMMDESTDSARLSQLSCTLRYLRPDGTPVERLVRLVDVSSDKTAAALAGHVDEIAAYFGFDGDKVVAQSYDGAAVMSGDKSGVQTLVKQRFPKAGYIHCRAHVLNLVLLHSCTNNKKLARFFNTISSLAAFFSQSPKRSETSKQFMETHIPNVCKTKWSYNSRMIKIIDSNYAAINECLDVLYQILQTKELDVVECLRNVKACLASIEELKAEHHFYRTLNDAIDVSGETITDSNGINYRPIYDFIIDKIIDEMSKRFKELDEYKFIILLNHEKFAEFNVTFPTKNLKMLISYHSKFDEAKLYNELTVLYSREEFRGKNILYLISFILGQNLHQTFSETLRLADTDIA; encoded by the exons ATGAGGATAGACGAAGCACTTGACCATAGCCGGCAGATCGCCCGTAATAAGCATAACGAAGAAGTAACGAAAAACCGGAAGGGTATGCGAACTTTAATTGAGATCACCTGTTTCCTTGGCACTCACGGTCTCGCCTTTCGCGGACATTATGAATGTTCCGATTCCACGAACAGAGGAAATTATAAAGACCTCTGCACGTTGATCGCCGCCAGGGATCCAGCGTTGCAggattttataaataataaagttTTCAGCGGAACGTCGGGAGGAATTCAGAACGAGCTTATAGAATGCATTGAAAGCTACATGCTTCAAACAATTAAAAGAGAAGTTCTTGAGTTCGTGTCCATTATGATGGATGAATCAACAGATTCGGCTCGGTTATCGCAACTATCTTGTACTCTGCGCTACTTACGACCCGATG GAACACCAGTTGAAAGGCTCGTTAGATTGGTAGACGTTAGCAGTGACAAAACCGCCGCTGCGTTGGCCGGACACGTTGATGAAATAGCAGCGTATTTTGGTTTTGAtggtgacaaagttgtagctcaGAGCTATGATGGAGCTGCTGTTATGTCCGGGGACAAATCTGGAGTGCAAACATTGGTGAAGCAACGGTTTCCAAAAGCTGGATATATCCACTGCCGCGCACATGTGCTTAATTTGGTGCTACTTCACTCGTGCACAAATAACAAGAAATTAGCAAGGTTTTTCAACACGATCTCATCACTCGCGGCATTTTTCTCGCAGTCACCTAAACGCAGCGAGACATCAAAGCAATTTATGGAGACCCACATACCAAATGTTTGCAAGACCAAATGGTCGTATAATTCGCGTATGATCAAAATAATTGATTCGAATTATGCAGCGATTAATGAATGTTTAG ATGTACTGTATCAAATTTTGCAAACAAAAGAATTGGACGTAGTAGAATGTTTACGTAACGTCAAGGCTTGCCTCGCTTCTATCGAAGAGCTCAAAGCAGAGCATCATTTCTACAGAACGCTTAATGATGCAATTGATGTTTCTGGCGAAACGATCACTGATAGCAACGGTATCAATTATCGTCCCATATATGACTTTATCATTGACAAAATTATTGACGAAATGTCTAAACGATTCAAAGAACTAGATGAATACAAATTCATCATTTTGTTGAATCACGAAAAATTTGCCGAATTCAATGTCACATTCCCTACAAAGAATTTGAAAATGCTTATTTCGTACCATTCTAAATTCGATGAAGCGAAGCTGTATAATGAGCTGACCGTTCTTTACTCGCGCGAAGAGTTCAGAGGCAAAAATATATTGTATTTAATTTCGTTTATCCTTGGACAAAACCTGCATCAAACTTTCTCCGAAACGCTTCGGCTGGCTGATACTGACATTGCCTAA